The following proteins are co-located in the Vigna unguiculata cultivar IT97K-499-35 chromosome 9, ASM411807v1, whole genome shotgun sequence genome:
- the LOC114196197 gene encoding uncharacterized protein LOC114196197: MVPNQETLVEAALRVLNTADPFEKARLGDSVATRWLNGAMAEPYDPSAGDHLTLPDRPARLSSVKLVAPSLMPKLGKAGSLQSRIAIVHSLTHTESWAIDLSWDIIARFGKQESMPREFFTDFVKVAQDEGRHFTLLAARLEELGSYYGALPAHDGLWDSATATCKDLLARLAIEHCVHEARGLDVLPTTISRFRNSGDNTTADLLESVVYPEEITHCAAGVKWFKYLCQRSMNSTSEQEEQSESKDEEHEVITKFHAIVRAYFRGPLKPPFNEAARKAAGFGPQWYEPLAVKEVDTIQ; the protein is encoded by the exons ATGGTCCCCAACCAAGAAACCTTAGTGGAAGCGGCGCTCCGAGTTCTCAACACCGCCGACCCCTTCGAGAAGGCCCGACTCGGCGACTCGGTGGCTACGCGTTGGCTCAATGGAGCCATGGCGGAACCCTACGACCCTTCTGCCGGCGACCACCTTACGCTCCCTGATCGCCCCGCAAGGCTATCTTCT GTGAAGTTGGTGGCGCCGAGTCTGATGCCGAAGCTGGGCAAAGCGGGAAGCTTGCAGAGCAGAATAGCCATTGTTCATAGCCTCACTCACACTGAAAGCTGGGCCATTGACTTGTCTTGG GATATAATAGCACGTTTTGGCAAGCAAGAATCAATGCCTAGAGAGTTCTTTACAGATTTTGTGAAGGTAGCACAGGATGAAGGGCGGCACTTCACTCTTCTTGCTGCACGACTTGAGGAGCTTGGTTCTTATTATGGAGCATTACCAGCTCATGATGGCCTTTGGGATTCTGCCACTGCTACTTGCAAGGATTTGTTAGCACGATTAGCCATTGAACATTGTGTCCATGAG GCCAGAGGACTTGATGTGCTGCCTACAACAATCTCACGTTTTCGCAACAGCGGTGATAACACTACAGCAGATTTACTAGAAAGTGTAGTTTATCCGGAAGAGATTACACATTGTGCTGCTGGAGTGAAGTGGTTCAAGTATCTATGCCAGAGGTCTATGAATTCAACCTCAGAGCAAGAAGAGCAAAGTGAAAGTAAAGATGAAGAACATGAAGTGATAACAAAGTTTCATGCAATAGTGAGAGCATATTTTAGAGGACCCTTAAAACCACCATTTAATGAGGCTGCGAGAAAAGCAGCTGGATTTGGTCCCCAGTGGTATGAACCACTTGCTGTTAAAGAGGTTGATACCATCCAATAG
- the LOC114164002 gene encoding F-box/kelch-repeat protein At3g06240-like isoform X2 produces the protein MEILLRLPVKSLVRLKCVCSCRGFLLLNSDQSLWVWNPSTGVHRKLPSTLIESDLKTFLQGFGYDPSTDDYLVVRVSCKPKHATNGVEFFSFRTNVWTHVEVTHLSYINDLEHNKGGLLLNGAIHWLVCRFDEHNVTGWLVVFDLTERSISEMLLPSELLNYCDFDSCELVVLGDLLSLSFVDSDSSVEMWVMEKYGDQSSWNRAIAVYAEHFVADTHFFPICYTKDGDIFGSDGWAGLAKYSFRGQQPEHRSYYDGRCGLEVAVYTESLLSFPVTASKQTEEDE, from the exons ATGGAAATTCTGTTGAGGTTGCCTGTGAAATCCCTCGTCCGTTTGAAATGTGTCT GTTCCTGCAGAGGGTTTTTACTTCTGAACTCTGATCAAAGTCTCTGGGTGTGGAATCCATCGACTGGTGTCCACAGAAAATTACCTTCCACTCTTATTGAGTCAGATTTGAAGACATTTCTCCAGGGTTTCGGGTACGACCCATCAACTGATGACTACTTGGTCGTTAGAGTGTCATGCAAACCAAAGCATGCAACCAACGGTGTGGAGTTTTTCTCGTTCAGAACTAATGTGTGGACACATGTTGAGGTTACCCATTTGTCTTATATAAACGATCTTGAGCATAACAAAGGTGGGTTGCTTTTGAATGGTGCTATTCATTGGTTGGTTTGTCGCTTTGATGAACACAATGTCACTGGTTGGCTTGTTGTCTTTGATTTAACTGAAAGGAGTATCTCAGAAATGCTTTTGCCGAGTGAACTTTTAAATTACTGTGACTTTGATTCTTGTGAATTGGTGGTGCTTGGAGATTTGCTTAGTTTAAGTTTTGTGGACTCGGACAGTTCAGTTGAAATGTGGGTGATGGAAAAGTACGGAGACCAGTCATCTTGGAATAGGGCTATTGCTGTGTATGCTGAACACTTCGTTGCTGATACGCACTTCTTCCCAATATGCTATACAAAAGATGGTGATATTTTTGGGTCAGATGGTTGGGCTGGATTGGCAAAATATAGTTTCAGGGGACAACAGCCAGAGCATCGATCCTATTATGATGGTCGTTGTGGACTCGAGGTGGCTGTGTATACAGAGTCATTGCTTTCATTCCCTGTGACAGCAAGCAAGCAAACGGAAGAAGATGAGTAA
- the LOC114164002 gene encoding F-box/kelch-repeat protein At3g23880-like isoform X1, translating into MKGESSSSSSRGVMEKKNMAILPWELVIGILLMLPVKSLVRFKCVCKSWLSLLSDPHFAISHFQRLTASSSRLLFIAPPALEIRSIDFNASLHDDSASSTLNLNFLPPSTYHNVQLIGSCRGFLLLNCCQSLWVWNPSTGVHRKLSSTPIESNLMQAMFFTFLYGFGYDPSTDDYLVVKASHNPMSLGSATTRVEFLSLRTNVWRDVEATHLSYMNSSKGIKGIREGSLLNGAIHWLAFCCNGSMDVIVVFDLTERSFSEILLPVEFLDYESNCCDLAVLGDLLSICFGEWDHSVEIWVMEEYRVQSSWTKTIIVSAENIPAAMYFFPICYTKDGHIFGTDGWTGLAKYNGKGQLQEHRSYSQGSYRSQVAVYTESLLSFPM; encoded by the coding sequence ATGAAGGGCGAGAGTAGCAGTAGCAGTAGCAGAGGAGTAATGGAAAAGAAGAACATGGCGATTCTGCCGTGGGAACTCGTAATCGGAATTCTGTTGATGCTGCCAGTGAAATCCCTCGTTCGTTTCAAATGTGTATGTAAGTCATGGCTTTCTCTTCTCTCTGATCCACACTTTGCAATATCACATTTTCAACGACTCACCGCAAGCTCTAGCAGACTTTTGTTCATAGCGCCTCCTGCACTTGAAATCCGATCCATAGATTTCAATGCATCCCTTCACGATGATTCTGCATCTTCTACCTTAAACCTCAACTTTCTACCTCCCAGTACTTATCATAATGTTCAGTTAATAGGTTCCTGCAGAGGGTTTTTACTTCTGAACTGTTGTCAAAGTCTCTGGGTGTGGAATCCATCCACTGGTGTCCACAGAAAATTGTCTTCCACCCCTATTGAGTCCAATTTGATGCAAGCCATGTTTTTTACATTTCTCTATGGTTTCGGGTATGACCCATCAACCGATGACTATTTGGTGGTTAAAGCGTCACACAATCCAATGTCGCTCGGTAGTGCCACCACCCGTGTGGAGTTTTTGTCGCTCAGAACTAATGTGTGGAGAGATGTTGAGGCTACCCATTTGTCTTATATGAACTCCTCTAAGGGTATCAAGGGCATCAGAGAAGGGTCGCTTTTGAATGGTGCTATTCATTGGTTGGCTTTTTGCTGTAATGGATCGATGGATGTCATTGTTGTCTTTGATCTAACTGAAAGGAGTTTCTCAGAGATACTTTTGCCGGTTGAGTTTTTAGATTATGAGTCTAATTGTTGTGATTTGGCGGTGCTTGGGGACTTGCTTAGTATATGTTTTGGGGAGTGGGACCATTCAGTGGAGATATGGGTGATGGAAGAGTACAGAGTGCAGTCATCTTGGACTAAGACTATTATTGTGTCTGCTGAAAACATTCCTGCTGCTATGTACTTCTTCCCAATATGCTATACAAAAGATGGTCATATTTTTGGGACTGATGGTTGGACTGGATTGGCAAAATATAATGGCAAGGGACAGTTGCAAGAGCATCGGTCCTATAGTCAAGGTTCTTATCGATCTCAGGTGGCTGTGTATACAGAGTCTCTGCTTTCATTCCCCATGTAA
- the LOC114164004 gene encoding F-box/kelch-repeat protein At3g23880-like, producing the protein MEGESSRSRGAKEARKIPILPWELVIEILLRLPVKSLFRFKCVCKSWLSLLSDPHFATSHFQRPTANTARLLLIAPPNPEIRSIDFNASLHDDSATYTLNLDFLSPRDYNDLRIIGSCRGFLLLNSYQSLWVWNPSTGVHKKLPSTLIESNLRQPMFPSFLYGFGYDPSTDDYLVVKVSCKTEHAITRVEFFSLRTNVWGDVEATHLSYMNDSDDIRGGSLLNGAIHWLAYCGGSMDVIVVFDLTERKLSEMLLPVELLDYDDIDYYDLGVLGDLLSISFVEWDGSLEIWVMEEYGVQSSWTKTIVVSAENMSPDTHFFPICYTKGGDIFGKYGGTGLAKYNGMGQLQQHRSYCSGWYGFVVAVYTESLLSFPM; encoded by the coding sequence ATGGAGGGAGAGAGTAGCCGTAGCAGAGGAGCAAAGGAAGCAAGGAAAATCCCGATTCTGCCGTGGGAACTCGTAATCGAGATTTTGTTGAGGTTGCCTGTGAAATCCCTCTTCCGTTTCAAATGTGTATGTAAGTCATGGCTTTCTCTTCTCTCTGATCCACACTTTGCAACATCACATTTTCAACGACCCACCGCAAACACGGCCAGACTTTTGCTCATAGCGCCTCCTAATCCTGAGATTCGATCAATAGATTTCAATGCATCCCTTCACGATGATTCTGCAACTTATACGTTAAACCTAGACTTTCTATCTCCCAGGGATTATAATGATCTTCGCATAATAGGTTCCTGCAGAGGATTTTTACTTCTGAACTCTTATCAAAGTCTCTGGGTGTGGAATCCATCAACGGGTGTCCATAAAAAGTTACCTTCCACTCTTATTGAGTCAAATCTGAGGCAACCCATGTTTCCTTCATTTCTCTATGGTTTCGGGTACGACCCATCAACTGACGACTACTTGGTGGTTAAAGTGTCATGCAAAACAGAGCATGCAATCACCCGTGTGGAGTTTTTTTCGCTCAGAACTAATGTTTGGGGAGATGTTGAGGCTACCCATTTGTCTTATATGAACGACTCTGATGATATCAGAGGAGGATCGCTTTTGAATGGTGCTATTCATTGGTTGGCTTATTGTGGTGGATCAATGGATGTCATTGTTGTCTTTGATTTAACTGAGAGGAAACTCTCAGAGATGCTTTTGCCGGTTGAACTTTTAGATTACGATGACATTGATTATTATGATCTGGGGGTGCTTGGAGATTTGCTTAGTATAAGTTTTGTGGAGTGGGACGGTTCATTGGAAATATGGGTGATGGAAGAGTACGGAGTGCAGTCATCTTGGACAAAGACTATTGTTGTGTCTGCTGAAAACATGTCTCCTGATACGCACTTCTTCCCGATATGCTACACAAAAGGTGGTGATATTTTTGGGAAATATGGTGGTACTGGATTGGCAAAATATAATGGAATGGGACAGCTGCAACAGCATCGATCCTATTGTAGTGGTTGGTATGGATTCGTGGTGGCTGTGTATACAGAGTCACTGCTTTCATTCCCCATGTGA
- the LOC114163666 gene encoding F-box/kelch-repeat protein At3g06240-like has translation MPILLSELIIEILLRLPVKSLVRFKCVCKSWLSLLSDPYFAISHFQRLTAASTARLLLIAPPNPGIRSIDFNASLHDDSAMYTLNLDFLSPNDYSDFRIVGSCRGFLLLNSYQSLWVWNPSTGVHRKLPSTLIESNFKTFLLGFGYDPSADDYLVVKASSYDNPMRGFDKATNRVEFFSLKTNVWRDVEANNLSYVNYNDDIKGGALLNGAIHWFAFPSDVRHGVIVVFDLTGRSLSEMLLPDELLDHYDLDTCELLVLGDLLSISFLEMDRSVEIWMMEEYGVESSWTLTIVVSAEDIPADRFFFPICYTRGGDIFGTDASTGLAKYNDMGELQEHRSYCNRRDAFEVAVYTESLFSFPM, from the coding sequence ATGCCGATTCTGCTGTCGGAACTCATAATCGAGATTTTGTTGAGGCTGCCTGTGAAATCCCTGGTTCGTTTCAAATGTGTGTGTAAGTCATGGCTTTCTCTTCTCTCTGATCCATACTTTGCAATATCTCATTTTCAACGACTCACCGCCGCAAGCACTGCCAGACTTTTGCTCATAGCGCCTCCTAATCCTGGAATTCGTTCTATAGATTTCAACGCATCCCTTCACGATGATTCTGCAATGTATACATTAAACCTAGACTTTCTATCTCCCAACGATTATAGTGATTTTCGCATAGTAGGTTCCTGCAGAGGATTTTTACTTCTGAACTCTTATCAAAGTCTCTGGGTGTGGAATCCATCAACGGGTGTCCACAGAAAATTACCTTCCACTCTTATTGAGTCAAATTTTAAGACATTTCTCCTTGGTTTCGGATACGATCCATCAGCTGATGACTATTTAGTGGTTAAAGCGTCATCATATGACAATCCAATGCGGGGGTTCGATAAAGCAACAAACCGTGTGGAGTTTTTCTCGCTGAAAACTAATGTGTGGAGAGATGTTGAGGCTAACAATTTGTCTTATGTGAACTACAATGATGATATCAAGGGAGGGGCACTTTTGAATGGTGCTATTCATTGGTTCGCTTTTCCCTCTGATGTACGACACGGTGTCATTGTTGTCTTTGATTTAACGGGAAGGAGTCTCTCAGAAATGCTTTTGCCGGATGAACTTTTAGATCATTATGACCTTGATACTTGTGAATTGTTGGTGCTTGGAGATTTGCTTAGTATAAGTTTTCTGGAGATGGACCGTTCAGTGGAAATATGGATGATGGAAGAGTACGGAGTGGAGTCATCATGGACATTGACTATTGTTGTGTCTGCTGAAGACATTCCTGCTGATAGGTTTTTCTTCCCAATATGCTACACAAGAGGTGGTGATATTTTTGGGACAGATGCATCTACTGGACTGGCAAAATATAATGACATGGGAGAGCTGCAAGAGCATCGATCCTATTGTAATCGTCGTGATGCATTCGAGGTGGCTGTGTATACAGAGTCACTGTTTTCATTCCCCATGTAA